A genome region from Festucalex cinctus isolate MCC-2025b chromosome 17, RoL_Fcin_1.0, whole genome shotgun sequence includes the following:
- the jmjd1cb gene encoding putative JmjC domain-containing histone demethylation protein 2C isoform X2 gives MQGPYSLNGYRVRVYRQDSATQWFTGIITHHDLFSRNMVVMNDQVLEPQNVDPSMIQMTFLDDVVHSLLKGENIGITSRRRSRSSQNNNSAHMAGGRPGGITANTQSHYTRAQANSPRPIMTSSGPSPKSSQGTLASQQQSQSLQSQQTSSQSHHSPSGNGREQREQRGSRSSRRKGSDSSVAEDDRDRREEAVGKDSKSKAKQAVNKRRKGEDDEKKIGLKRLKTDMTSDFSESSDSENPHKRMAHSSCSSSSSSSSSSSSSSSSSSSEPNSENEFKTRGSDTKANVSKTEDEEKTLMQAAKVNDSSSHIGCLSPWAELQSTEDGKKAAKESSKMITKEEEELVAVTQISQSPRQQTPLTSDPIQATIIESSKNTVKASTRCQTPFLPHLHGSGVIDITDDAQATVHQESSEAVSALLASQKAESTALSPYLTLHPSPVSSPPVPSSPSPSEGGRRTETDPAMQQGLIGGGVIASRSLNKAEFSSSEAIRPVTSMADNLMLTDKDKSVIPHPFLHQHHQQQHYTSGIKSPSLSEEQSKHQQPHPDKMNTVLSTDLTKTKINPSPAPLDSVKQKAQHPNNSQSHLYPSTSPANHIKSKPNLGLVDSSTKPKPNTSPEVSKHKIPRYCDTSSPPSGRLSSKVETTEPPRSGFKPIPAHSESGGGSTISSNSPLIINKNETFTVYRDPALICSDNENSSSATVSSNHVAAYLHPHLHGLHSPSPHSPCLTPSSHPHAASHLLAPPHTSALPHPHLLPPGVLSAMPPPPHTASLLGGHPQLDSPGGLGHLALPHPGAAHQQQFLQGQGAPPLLTQPHTGAAGLGLYPIIWQYPNGTPSSYQQGLNLPPTAKWVHPENSVAVNSEVSLRKNTTSPWLHQAVGSASDSLGLLSHVPVRPASADPHRPSVKINTHASPPLSKISVDIRKEDLDKRGFADPIRNLTLAHLKQESTDSRKDAQLHRLYLDAHNKARLANTQDAVQAAERASKYKEENRQILKESIEVAPFTAKIQRSSEPGIERDRERGRDPAFPVRIPALASLSPKAGHAHPHIIQPEKSNYFTTLSNSVINEPPRLYPSKDLSSYYKKVSVGAQGVVASIGAAVSSQPALSLGNYNAKVSISRPPPLIKHHPEGGEGLAGKITEQLSQQVTLAQHQHHTGVERMERCSPAISPSSSTSSSSVSNHHPPPPPPPHHHHHHHHHHPQQQQQQQQQQHNLRAMPSLHRAPVFHPPTQHALERKEAADREREKEREKEQERTGYGGRLSPPTLTPIQPVTLAAAGSKTSVEQQKPPTLLPELRDVKGHGNTAIVASAVSVENMTSSGGWRVGQDRQALFFGEKGVSRDKPQAAMASVIVRPPTSVKFDNPANKSGAKELSLAGFCSAKLEGEGQKAGERSRDHGANRVIQANSNLDDMYVQYKKTSLRPMQGVVGAGTTNSVHRTAMSPSIQSRSEATTPEQGYSVSSHHEQRTSSPGGSLPPPSQPGTPQPSPNLTPKPSPCPGTGQAYSPSFVHLKKHKAALAAAQSKSNLCTVPTSAATGYSSLIVDPADKTHNSTPPPSQTSSSADSSSSNSTSGRTTPGKSSPLHNGQSAGPAPTSGGQASNYHKLKKAWLTRHSEEDRNTTATVSPVSTKPEKSPGVTSTTTMTEMIKPCTVNLSASTSNEVELSKDAANKAEREKLSEEKATVGEERKASSSLRRGSKRTYESASESGADDSDASESKMEGRAKRQPKPTYKKKQNDMAKKKGDNEKDEDDVKPNGIFRSAKEKTKLKLASSNGIPRSVLKDWRKVKKLKQTGESFLQDDSCAEIGPNLQKCRECRVIRSKKGEEPAHSPVFCRFYYFRRLSYSKNGVIRMDGFSTPEQFDDEALALWIPGAMEDSHLDQTTAKYILSFIGDMFCQMVLMENTAASWLKKDAKLVWKRAVKGVREMCDACEATLFNIHWVCQKCGFVVCLDCYKAKERRSSKDKELYGWLKCVKGQPHDHKHLMPTQIIPGTVLADLVSSMHSLREKHNIKLHCACASKHNLLSKLPNTNGVSQVLQNVLNHSNKLSLVKTEPRCQQNSDQGGTKVETNGGGGRSPGSDAGSAATPPESQSPLHFLADLAEQKSREEKKENKDSTILGKSVKEGDSLEVLQQCKTTSLIGNSTEQGSTLRDLLTTTAGKLKLGSTDAGIAFAPVYSTPSQTGKGGRTMPNILDDIIASVVENKIPASRQTITTKLSIKQEPVAPVNNGNPAPAVPEDGKTDKKTAEDSSSQYPDIPHCWLNNGRLLWLKDHRNQNNWKLFRESWKQGQPVLVSGIHKRLNATLWKADSFNQEFADHQGDLLNCKDQVVSNSGIKEFWDGFEDITKRLKSKDGEPVVYRLKDWPSGEEFMALMPSRYDDLMKNLPLPEYSDPEGSLNLASHLPSFFVRPDLGPRLCCAYGVAASQDQDFGTANLHVEVSDVVSILVYVGVAKGNGVLSKTGVLKRLEEDNLDEGVRKRLKDSSETPGALWHIYLNKDMDKVRQFLYKLCKEQGLDVSVDQDPIREQGWYLSKKQRQQLLDEHGVQGWTVVQFLGDSVLIPAGSMHQVQNLHSCVQVINDFVSPEHVANSFHLTQQLRPNHEEVNYEDKLQVKNILYHCVKEAVSSLKRSVSEEEEEDDEENS, from the exons CGTCGTGCTCTTCTTCGTCGTCCTCATCgtcatcctcttcctcctcgtctTCGTCGTCCTCCTCCGAGCCAAACTCTGAGAACGAATTCAAGACTCGCGGCAGTGATACGAAAGCAAACGTTTCGAAAACGGAGGACGAGGAGAAGACGCTGATGCAGGCCGCCAAAGTGAATGATTCCTCATCTCACATTGGTTGCTTATCCCCATGGGCGGAGCTTCAATCGACAGAGGATGGCAAGAAGGCGGCGAAGGAATCAAGCAAAATGATCacaaaagaggaggaggaattgGTGGCAGTGACGCAGATCAGCCAATCTCCACGGCAACAGACGCCTCTTACGTCCGACCCCATCCAGGCTACCATAATAGAGAGTAGCAAGAACACTGTGAAAG CCTCAACTCGATGTCAGACGCCTTTCTTGCCCCACCTCCACGGCAGTGGCGTGATTGACATCACAGATGACGCACAGGCCACCGTGCATCAAGAGAGTTCCGAGGCCGTGTCGGCCCTGCTGGCCTCGCAGAAGGCGGAGTCCACGGCCCTCTCACCTTACCTCACCTTGCATCCATCCCCCGTCtcctcacctcctgttccttCTTCACCTTCACCCTCGGAAGGTGGCCGAAGGACAGAAACTGACCCTGCCATGCAGCAGGGTCTAATAGGAGGTGGTGTGATAGCAAGCCGGAGTTTAAATAAGGCGGAGTTTTCTTCTTCGGAAGCTATCAG ACCTGTAACATCAATGGCTGATAATCTGATGCTGACAGACAAGGACAAATCAGTCATTCCCCATCCTTTTCTTCATCAACATCATCAACAGCAACACTACACGTCCGGCATCAAGAGTCCATCTTTATCTGAGGAGCAAAGCAAACATCAACAGCCACACCCTGACAAGATGAACACTGTCCTTTCCACTGACTTgacaaaaaccaaaataaacCCTAGCCCAGCTCCCCTCGACTCCGTCAAACAAAAAGCCCAGCACCCCAACAACTCTCAGAGCCATCTGTACCCTAGCACGAGTCCAGCAAACCATATCAAGTCTAAGCCCAACTTAGGCCTCGTAGATAGTTCAACAAAACCTAAACCCAATACCTCTCCAGAGGTTTCGAAACATAAAATCCCAAGATATTGCGATACCTCGTCCCCTCCATCAGGTCGTTTGTCCAGTAAAGTAGAAACAACTGAGCCTCCTCGATCGGGTTTTAAGCCAATACCAGCTCACTCAGAGTCAGGTGGGGGCAGTACTATCAGCAGCAACAGCCCTCTAATTATCAATAAGAATGAGACATTCACTGTTTACAGGGACCCAGCTCTGATCTGCTCAGACAATGAAAACTCTTCCTCCGCCACCGTCTCCTCTAACCATGTGGCGGCATATCTCCATCCTCACCTACACGGCCTCCACTCGCCATCGCCCCACTCCCCTTGCCTCACCCCTTCGTCACACCCGCACGCTGCCTCCCACCTCCTTGCTCCTCCTCACACCTCTGCCTTACCTCACCCACACCTTCTACCCCCCGGGGTTCTCTCAGCcatgcctcctcctcctcacacaGCGTCTCTCCTGGGGGGCCACCCGCAGTTGGACTCCCCGGGAGGTTTAGGTCACCTTGCCCTACCTCACCCGGGAGCTGCACATCAACAGCAGTTCCTACAG GGTCAGGGAGCCCCTCCTCTACTCACCCAGCCGCATACTGGAGCTGCAGGTTTGGGCCTCTACCCCATCATTTGGCAGTATCCCAATGGAACACCAAGTTCCTACCAACAAGGACTCAACCTCCCCCCCACAGCTAAATGGGTTCACCCTGAAAATTCAGTTGCTGTTAATTCTGAGGTGTCTCTCCGAAAG AACACAACCAGTCCATGGTTGCATCAAGCTGTCGGTAGTGCAAGTGACAGTTTGGGTTTGCTGAGTCACGTCCCTGTAAGACCAGCCAGTGCTGATCCCCACCGCCCATCTGTTAAAATCAACACGCACGCTAGCCCGCCACTGTCAAAGATTAGCGTGGATATTCGTAAAGA AGATTTGGATAAGAGAGGCTTTGCGGATCCAATAAGAAACTTGACGTTGGCCCACCTGAAACAAGAATCAACAGACAGCAGGAAAGATGCACAGCTTCACCGCCTCTACTTGGATGCCCACAACAAGGCGCGGCTGGCTAATACACAG GATGCTGTTCAGGCAGCGGAGCGAGCCAGTAAGTACAAAGAAGAGAATCGGCAAATTCTGAAGGAGAGCATCGAGGTGGCACCTttcactgccaaaattcaacgTTCAAGTGAACCTGGGATCGAAAGGGATCGAGAGCGGGGCCGAGATCCCGCCTTTCCTGTCAGGATACCAGCTCTTGCCTCCCTTAGCCCAAAAGCGGGCCACGCACATCCCCATATTATCCAGCCAGAAAAGAGCAACTATTTTACCACTTTGTCCAACAGTGTTATAAATGAGCCCCCAAGATTGTACCCTTCCAAAGATCTCAGTTCTTACTATAAGAAAGTGTCAGTTGGAGCTCAAGGGGTTGTGGCCAGTATTGGAGCAGCTGTTTCAAGTCAGCCTGCTCTGTCGCTAGGCAACTACAACGCCAAGGTGTCCATCTCGAGGCCACCTCCCCTAATTAAGCACCATCCAGAGGGCGGCGAGGGTCTTGCAGGGAAAATTACTGAGCAGCTCAGCCAGCAGGTTACGCTAGCCCAACATCAACACCACACAGGTGTAGAAAGGATGGAGCGCTGCAGCCCTGCTATTTCTCCTTCCTCCTCTACATCTTCCTCGTCAGTATCTAACCaccaccctcctcctcctcctcctcctcatcaccaccatcaccaccaccaccaccaccctcagcagcagcagcagcagcagcagcagcaacacaaCCTCAGGGCAATGCCATCTCTTCACAGAGCTCCCGTCTTCCATCCACCCACTCAGCATGCGCTTGAACGTAAAGAGGCCGCGGACAGAGAGCGAGAAAAGGAACGGGAGAAGGAACAGGAGAGAACTGGCTATGGTGGACGCCTGTCTCCACCAACTCTCACACCTATCCAGCCAGTTACCTTAGCAGCGGCTGGTAGCAAAACATCAGTCGAGCAACAAAAGCCTCCCACGCTACTGCCCGAACTCAGGGATGTAAAAGGTCATGGAAATACTGCCATTGTTGCCTCAGCTGTCAGCGTTGAGAATATGACATCATCAGGCGGGTGGAGAGTTGGTCAAGACAGACAAGCGCTCTTCTTTGGAGAGAAAGGAGTGTCGCGAGATAAACCCCAAGCCGCAATGGCATCCGTCATTGTACGCCCACCGACGTCTGTTAAGTTTGACAATCCTGCAAACAAATCTGGTGCTAAGGAATTATCTTTGGCGGGGTTTTGCTCAGCTAAACTTGAGGGGGAAGGTCAAAAAGCGGGAGAGCGTTCAAGAGACCATGGCGCTAATAGAGTTATTCAAGCCAACTCTAACCTGGATGACATGTACGTCCAATATAAAAAGACCTCACTTAGGCCCATGCAGGGGGTTGTGGGAGCCGGTACTACTAACTCTGTTCATAGGACTGCAATGTCTCCATCTATACAAAGTAGAAGTGAGGCAACGACCCCTGAGCAGGGTTACTCGGTATCATCTCATCATGAGCAGCGTACCTCATCTCCGGGAGGATCTTTGCCTCCTCCTAGTCAACCTGGCACACCTCAACCCAGCCCTAATCTCACCCCAAAACCTAGCCCTTGTCCTGGCACTGGTCAGGCTTACTCACCCTCTTTTGTTCACCTCAAAAAGCACAAAGCTGCATTGGCAGCAGCCCAATCCAAAAGCAACCTCTGCACTGTTCCCACGTCTGCCGCAACCGGATACTCATCTCTTATTGTGGATCCCGCTGACAAAACTCACAACTCCACTCCTCCGCCTAGTCAAACCTCATCTTCAGCGGATAGCAGTAGCAGCAACTCAACAAGTGGCAGAACAACGCCAGGGAAATCAAGCCCCCTTCACAATGGCCAGTCCGCCGGGCCTGCTCCCACAAGCGGCGGGCAGGCCAGTAATTATCACAAACTGAAGAAAGCCTGGTTAACGAGGCACTCCGAGGAGGATCGGAACACGACTGCTACTGTAAGCCCGGTTAGTACGAAACCCGAGAAATCGCCCGGCGTCACCAGCACCACAACAATGACAGAAATGATCAAACCATGTACTGTCAATCTCAGCGCCTCCACATCCAATGAGGTGGAGCTGAGCAAGGACGCTGCAAACAAAGCAGAACGAGAGAAGCTCTCTGAGGAGAAGGCAACAGTTGGCGAGGAAAGGAAAGCGTCTTCTTCACTAAGGAGAGGAAGCAAGCGAACATACGAGTCGGCTTCAGAGAGCGGGGCAGACGACTCTGACGCCAGCGAGAGCAAGATGGAGGGCAGGGCCAAGCGTCAGCCCAAACCGACCTACAAGAAGAAACAGAATGATATGGCCAAGAAAAAAGGAGACAATGAAAAGGACGAGGATGATGTGAAACCCAACGGCATCTTTAGATCTGCAAAAGAGAAAACCAAGCTCAAACTGGCCAGTAGCA ATGGCATCCCGCGTTCTGTCCTGAAGGACTGGCGCAAGGTGAAGAAGCTGAAGCAAACGGGGGAGTCTTTTCTCCAGGATGATTCTTGTGCAGAAATCGGACCCAATCTGCAAAAGTGTCGCGAGTGCAGGGTCATCCGCAGCAAGAAAGGCGAAGAGCCAGCACATTCTCCCGTGTTTTGTCGTTTCTACTATTTCAGACG gCTTTCCTACAGTAAAAACGGAGTCATCCGAATGGATGGTTTTTCCACACCAGAACAGTTTGACGATGAGGCCCTTGCTCTGTGGATCCCTGGAGCAATGGAGGACAGTCACCTGGACCAAACCACGGCCAAGTACATCCTCAGCTTCATAGGAGACATGTTCTGTCAGATGGTCCTGATGGAGAATACGGCAGCGTCCTGGCTCAAAAAGGATG CCAAGCTTGTGTGGAAGCGCGCCGTTAAGGGGGTGAGGGAGATGTGCGATGCCTGTGAGGCAACACTATTCAACATCCACTGGGTCTGTCAGAAATGCGGCTTTGTTGTCTGCCTGGACTGCTACAAGGCCAAGGAAAGAAGGAGCTCCAAAG atAAAGAACTATATGGCTGGCTGAAATGTGTCAAAGGCCAGCCTCATGATCACAAACACCTCATGCCAACGCAGATCATACCTGGCACAG TCCTGGCTGATTTAGTGTCCTCCATGCATTCACTGAGAGAAAAGCACAACATCAAACTGCATTGTGCATGCGCCAGCAAACACAATCTCCTCAGCAAGCTACCAAACACCAATGGAGTTTCGCAG GTACTGCAGAATGTTCTGAACCATAGCAACAAACTGTCGCTGGTGAAGACGGAGCCACGCTGTCAACAGAACTCTGATCAAGGAGGAACGAAAGTCGAGACCaacggaggaggaggaagaagtccGGGCAGCGATGCGGGAAGTGCGGCTACCCCGCCAGAGTCCCAGTCGCCTCTGCATTTCCTGGCTGACCTAGCAGAGCAGAAATCCAGAGAGGAAAAGAAAG AAAACAAAGACTCTACGATACTGGGGAAATCTGTGAAAGAAGGGGACAGCCTAGAGGTTCTGCAGCAATGTAAAACCACATCACTGATTGGCAACAGTACGGAGCAGGGCTCCACTCTCAGAGATCTGCTCACCACCACTGCAGGAAAGCTGAAACTGGGCTCAACTGATGCTGGAATCGCCTTTGCGCCGGTCTATTCAACTCCCTCACAG ACGGGCAAAGGCGGACGGACCATGCCTAATATCCTAGATGACATCATCGCATCAGTTGTTGAGAACAAAATCCCCGCCAGTCGCCAAACTATCACCACAAAGCTGTCAATCAAGCAAGAGCCGGTCGCCCCTGTCAACAACGGCAACCCGGCACCTGCCGTGCCGGAAGACGGCAAAACGGACAAGAAGACTGCAGAGGATTCATCCAGTCAGTACCCAGATATTCCCCACTGCTGGCTAAATAACGGACGACTACTTTGGCTCAAAGATCACCGTAACCAGAATAACTGGAAGCTCTTTAGAGAAAGCTGGAAACAGGGCCAG cCTGTGTTGGTGTCCGGGATCCACAAGCGTCTGAATGCCACTCTGTGGAAAGCGGACTCTTTCAATCAGGAGTTTGCAGACCATCAGGGAGACCTTCTCAATTGTAAAGACCAAGTGGTCTCCAACTCAGGAATCAAGGAGTTCTGGGATGGATTTGAAGACATCACCA AACGACTCAAGTCCAAGGATGGGGAACCTGTGGTTTACAGACTGAAGGACTGGCCTTCCGGAGAGGAGTTCATGGCTCTCATGCCTTCAAG GTATGATGATTTAATGAAGAACCTTCCGCTGCCTGAGTACTCTGATCCAGAAGGAAGCCTGAACCTAGCATCTCATCTGCCGTCGTTCTTCGTCAGGCCAGATTTGGGACCGAGACTCTGCTGTGCCTATG GTGTAGCTGCATCTCAGGACCAGGACTTTGGGACTGCCAACTTACACGTAGAAGTCTCAGACGTGGTCTCTATTCTCGTATATGTCGGAGTGGCCAAAGGCAACGGAGTCTTGTCCAAAACTG GAGTGTTAAAGCGTCTGGAAGAGGACAATCTGGACGAGGGGGTTCGGAAGAGGCTGAAAGACTCCAGTGAAACACCGGGGGCACTGTGGCACATCTACCTCAACAAAGACATGGACAAAGTCCGGCAATTCTTGTACAAG CTGTGTAAGGAGCAGGGATTGGATGTTTCCGTGGACCAGGATCCAATCAGGGAGCAGGGCTGGTACCTGAGCAAGAAACAGCGGCAGCAGCTATTGGATGAGCACGGGGTGCAGGGTTGGACCGTTGTTCAATTCCTGGGAGATTCTGTTCTCATACCAGCCGGCTCCATGCATCAG GTCCAGAACCTTCACAGCTGTGTTCAAGTCATCAACGACTTTGTGTCTCCCGAGCATGTGGCCAACTCCTTCCACCTGACCCAGCAGCTCAGGCCCAACCATGAAGAAGTCAACTATGAAGACAAACTGCAG GTGAAGAACATCCTGTACCACTGTGTGAAAGAGGCCGTGAGTTCCTTGAAAAGGAGCGtttcggaggaggaggaggaggacgacgaaGAAAATTCCTAA
- the cyp26a1 gene encoding cytochrome P450 26A1 has product MALSTLLATLLCTVVLPALLFLVAVKLWEVYMSRGRDPSCASPLPPGSMGLPFFGETLQLILQRRKFLRMKRHKYGSIYRTHLFGNPTVRVTGGDNVRQILLGEHKLVAVQWPASVRAILGSDTLSNVHGARHKSKKKAIMRAFSREALELYVPLIQEEVGAAVAEWLAADSGVLVYPQMKRLMFRVAMRILLGFPPEQIGADERQLVEAFEEMTKNLFSLPIDVPFSGLYRGLKARNFIHSKIEENIKKKIRDSQKESKRGDALQQLIDSSRKNGETLSMQAIKESATELLFGGHETTASTATSLIMFLGLNPEVVKKVRQELIDKEERGMQLGSLNIESLEQLKYTGCVIKETLRMNPPVPGGFRVALKTFELNGYQIPKGWNVIYSICDTHDVADIFPNKDDFQPERFMSKASADSWRFQYIPFGGGSRTCVGKEFAKVLLKIFLVEVVTKCHCTLLNGPPMMKTGPTVYPVDNLPTKFTRYVRN; this is encoded by the exons ATGGCGCTCAGCACGCTGCTGGCGACTCTGCTGTGCACCGTCGTGCTTCCCGCGCTGCTCTTCCTGGTGGCCGTCAAGCTGTGGGAGGTTTACATGAGCAGGGGCCGAGATCCGAGCTGCGCCAGCCCGCTGCCTCCGGGCTCCATGGGCTTGCCTTTCTTCGGGGAGACGCTGCAGCTCATCCTGCAG CGGAGGAAGTTCCTCCGCATGAAGCGGCACAAGTACGGCTCCATCTACCGGACTCACCTGTTCGGCAACCCGACCGTGCGCGTGACCGGCGGCGACAACGTCCGGCAGATTCTGCTGGGCGAGCACAAGCTGGTGGCGGTCCAGTGGCCCGCGTCCGTGCGCGCCATTCTGGGCTCGGACACGCTGTCCAACGTCCACGGGGCGCGGcacaaaagcaagaaaaag GCCATCATGCGGGCGTTCTCCAGGGAGGCGCTGGAGCTGTACGTGCCGCTCATCCAGGAGGAGGTTGGCGCGGCGGTGGCCGAGTGGCTGGCGGCGGATTCCGGCGTGCTGGTCTACCCGCAAATGAAGCGGCTGATGTTCCGCGTCGCCATGAGGATCCTGCTCGGCTTCCCGCCGGAGCAGATCGGCGCCGACGAGCGGCAGCTGGTGGAGGCGTTTGAGGAGATGACCAAAAACTTGTTTTCTCTGCCCATCGACGTCCCCTTCAGCGGCTTGTACAGG GGTCTTAAAGCTCGGAATTTCATCCATTCCAAGATAGAGGAGAACATCAAGAAGAAGATTCGGGACTCGCAGAAAGAGTCCAAACGTGGAGACGCCCTGCAGCAACTCATCGACAGCAGCAGGAAGAACGGCGAGACGTTGAGCATGCAG GCTATCAAGGAGTCTGCAACGGAACTCCTATTTGGCGGCCATGAAACCACGGCCAGCACGGCCACCTCCCTGATTATGTTCCTGGGCCTGAACCCGGAGGTGGTGAAAAAAGTCAGGCAGGAATTGATTGACAAG GAGGAGCGAGGAATGCAACTCGGCAGTTTGAACATCGAGTCTTTGGAGCAGTTGAAGTATACCGGTTGCGTGATTAAGGAGACTCTCAGGATGAACCCGCCGGTCCCCGGAGGGTTTCGAGTGGCGCTCAAGACGTTTGAACTCAAC ggATATCAAATTCCCAAAGGCTGGAACGTCATCTACAGCATCTGCGACACGCACGACGTGGCGGACATCTTCCCCAACAAGGACGACTTCCAGCCGGAGCGCTTCATGTCGAAAGCGTCGGCGGACTCGTGGCGGTTTCAGTACATCCCGTTCGGCGGCGGCTCCAGGACGTGCGTCGGGAAGGAGTTCGCCAAGGTCCTGCTGAAGATCTTTCTGGTGGAAGTGGTCACAAAGTGTCACTGCACGCTCTTGAACGGGCCGCCCATGATGAAGACGGGGCCGACCGTTTATCCTGTGGACAATCTGCCCACCAAGTTTACCCGCTACGTTCGAAATTAA